The proteins below come from a single Beutenbergia cavernae DSM 12333 genomic window:
- a CDS encoding class I SAM-dependent DNA methyltransferase — MSIWNLDQRDLWGADAAASYDTPGEGMFAPDVLGPTLDRLHALSEGGRVLELAIGTGRVGVPLRERGADVSGIELSEAMVDVLRTKATEEELPVVVGDMATARVPGDFSLVYLVFNTISNLYTQEAQVACFRNAAAHLAPGGRFLVELWVPRPQPVTGGRHAQVFTAEDGYLGVDVLDMAHQRVVSHHIHFDDDGAARVWFSPHRFIWPGELDLMARLAGMELESRHADFAGAPFTSDSPSHVSVYRLPERPAD, encoded by the coding sequence ATGTCGATCTGGAACCTCGATCAGCGCGACCTCTGGGGCGCGGACGCCGCAGCGAGCTACGACACCCCGGGCGAGGGCATGTTCGCCCCCGACGTCCTCGGGCCCACGCTCGATCGTCTGCACGCCCTCAGCGAGGGCGGCCGCGTGCTCGAACTCGCGATCGGCACGGGCCGGGTCGGCGTCCCGTTGCGGGAGCGCGGCGCCGACGTCAGCGGCATCGAGCTGTCCGAGGCGATGGTCGACGTCCTGCGCACGAAGGCGACCGAGGAGGAGCTCCCCGTCGTCGTCGGCGACATGGCGACCGCACGCGTGCCCGGCGACTTCAGCCTCGTCTACCTCGTGTTCAACACGATCTCGAACCTCTACACGCAGGAGGCGCAGGTGGCGTGCTTCCGCAACGCGGCCGCCCACCTCGCGCCCGGCGGGCGATTCCTCGTCGAGCTGTGGGTGCCGCGCCCGCAGCCCGTCACCGGCGGACGCCACGCCCAGGTCTTCACCGCGGAGGACGGCTACCTCGGCGTCGACGTCCTCGACATGGCGCACCAGCGCGTCGTCTCCCATCACATCCATTTCGACGACGACGGCGCCGCGCGCGTGTGGTTCTCACCGCACCGGTTCATCTGGCCGGGAGAGCTCGACCTCATGGCGCGCCTGGCCGGCATGGAGTTGGAGTCGCGGCACGCGGACTTCGCCGGCGCCCCGTTCACGAGCGACTCGCCGTCGCACGTGTCCGTGTACCGACTGCCCGAGCGTCCCGCCGACTGA
- a CDS encoding DUF664 domain-containing protein, whose translation MSDPEYWREPPLAGTETEHLLGALDRLRATFRWKADGLDAVGLQTRIGASTLTLGGLLKHLARAENQMFTTKLDGTPMGPPWDTAPWDEDDDWDFTSAATDSPDQLYAVWDRQVEQSRARLGAALADGGLDQLVHLEWPGRGHLSLRRLLCDLLEEYGRHTGHADLLREAVDGRVGEDPPADWRPESGG comes from the coding sequence ATGAGCGACCCCGAGTACTGGCGGGAACCACCCCTCGCGGGCACCGAGACCGAGCACCTCCTCGGCGCGCTCGACCGCCTGCGCGCCACGTTCCGGTGGAAGGCCGACGGGCTCGACGCCGTCGGCCTCCAGACCCGGATCGGCGCCTCGACCCTGACGCTCGGCGGCCTCCTCAAGCACCTCGCCCGGGCCGAGAACCAGATGTTCACGACCAAGCTCGACGGCACGCCGATGGGGCCGCCGTGGGACACCGCGCCGTGGGACGAGGACGACGACTGGGACTTCACGTCCGCGGCGACGGACAGCCCCGACCAGCTGTACGCCGTCTGGGACCGCCAGGTCGAGCAGTCCCGCGCGCGGCTCGGCGCCGCGCTCGCCGACGGCGGACTCGACCAGCTCGTGCACCTGGAGTGGCCGGGCCGGGGACACCTCAGCCTGCGCCGGCTGCTGTGCGACCTCCTCGAGGAGTACGGGCGCCACACCGGTCACGCGGACCTGCTCCGGGAGGCGGTCGACGGCCGGGTGGGCGAGGACCCGCCCGCCGACTGGCGGCCCGAGTCGGGAGGCTGA
- a CDS encoding arylsulfatase translates to MRPDRHARTMLPIPDRPAAGLTTYDAKDPDTSYPPIEPLLPPDGAPNVLVILIDDVGFGASSAFGGPCRTPTAERLAAGGLRYNRFHTTALCAPTRQALLTGRNHHSVGMGSITETATSAPGNSSLRPNTKAPLALTLRLNGYSTAQFGKCHEVPVWQTSPMGPFDAWPTGGGGFETFYGFIGGENNQWDPALYEGTTPIEPPATAEEGYHLTEDLIDHACAWVRQQKALMPDKPFFVYVAPGATHAPHHVPAEWIEKYRGAFDDGWDVQRERTFARQKELGVIPADAELTVRHDEIPAWDDMPDDLKPVLSRQMEVYAAFLEHTDHHVGRLIDALEDLEVLGDTLVYYIIGDNGASAEGTVNGAFNEMANFNGMAALETPDFMRSKMDEFGSPTSYNHYAVGWAWAMDTPFQWTKQVASHWGGTRNGTIVHWPSTIADRGGLRTQFTHVIDVAPTVLEAAGLPEPAMVNGVLQAPIEGTSMLYTFDGADIPERHDLQYFEMFANRGVYHRGWSAVTKHRTPWVMVGGELPAFDDDLWELYDGSSDYSQAHDLAAERPDMLAKLQRLWLIEATKYNVLPLDDRTGERLEPTMAGRPTLIRGDSQLFFPGMGRLSENSVVTVKNRSFSVTAEVEVPDGGASGVLIAQGGRFGGWSVYLRDGRMTFCYNVLGIQSFVVSSEEPVPAGTHQARMEFAYDGGGLGKGGDVTLYVDGGPVGTGRVDATQAMVFSADETTDIGYESGTTVSPDYTARDSRFTGKLLWVQLDVGTDDHDHVISPEERLRVAMARQ, encoded by the coding sequence ATGCGTCCCGACCGGCACGCCCGCACGATGCTCCCGATCCCCGACCGACCGGCGGCGGGACTCACGACCTACGACGCCAAGGACCCGGACACGTCCTACCCGCCGATCGAGCCGCTCCTCCCGCCCGACGGCGCCCCGAACGTGCTCGTGATCCTCATCGACGACGTGGGCTTCGGTGCGTCGAGCGCGTTCGGCGGGCCGTGCCGCACGCCGACGGCGGAGCGGCTCGCCGCGGGTGGGCTGCGGTACAACCGGTTCCACACCACCGCGCTCTGCGCACCGACCCGGCAGGCGCTGCTGACCGGCCGGAACCACCACTCGGTCGGCATGGGCAGCATCACGGAGACGGCGACGTCGGCGCCCGGGAACAGCTCGCTGCGGCCGAACACGAAGGCGCCGCTCGCGCTGACCCTGCGGCTCAACGGGTACTCGACGGCGCAGTTCGGCAAGTGCCACGAGGTTCCCGTCTGGCAGACCTCACCGATGGGCCCGTTCGACGCGTGGCCCACGGGCGGCGGTGGCTTCGAGACCTTCTACGGCTTCATCGGCGGCGAGAACAACCAGTGGGACCCAGCACTGTACGAGGGCACGACGCCGATCGAACCGCCGGCCACGGCCGAGGAGGGCTACCACCTCACCGAAGACCTCATCGACCACGCCTGCGCCTGGGTGCGGCAGCAGAAGGCGCTCATGCCGGACAAGCCGTTCTTCGTGTACGTCGCCCCCGGTGCCACGCACGCGCCGCACCACGTGCCGGCGGAGTGGATCGAGAAGTACCGGGGAGCGTTCGACGACGGCTGGGACGTGCAGCGGGAGCGCACGTTCGCCCGGCAGAAGGAGCTCGGCGTGATCCCGGCCGACGCCGAGCTGACGGTGCGCCACGACGAGATCCCCGCGTGGGACGACATGCCCGACGACCTCAAGCCCGTGCTGTCGCGGCAGATGGAGGTGTACGCCGCGTTCCTGGAGCACACCGACCACCATGTCGGCCGGCTCATCGACGCGCTCGAGGATCTCGAGGTGCTCGGCGACACGCTCGTCTACTACATCATCGGCGACAACGGCGCGTCGGCCGAGGGCACCGTCAACGGCGCCTTCAACGAGATGGCCAACTTCAACGGCATGGCGGCGCTCGAGACGCCGGACTTCATGCGGAGCAAGATGGACGAGTTCGGCTCGCCGACCTCCTACAACCACTACGCGGTGGGCTGGGCGTGGGCGATGGACACCCCGTTCCAGTGGACGAAGCAGGTCGCCTCCCACTGGGGCGGCACCCGGAACGGAACGATCGTGCACTGGCCGAGCACCATCGCCGACCGCGGCGGCCTGCGTACTCAGTTCACCCATGTCATCGACGTCGCCCCGACCGTGCTCGAGGCCGCGGGCCTCCCGGAGCCGGCCATGGTGAACGGCGTCCTGCAGGCGCCCATCGAGGGCACGAGCATGCTGTACACGTTCGACGGCGCGGACATCCCGGAGCGGCACGACCTGCAGTACTTCGAGATGTTCGCCAACCGCGGGGTCTACCACCGCGGGTGGAGCGCCGTCACCAAGCACCGCACGCCCTGGGTCATGGTCGGCGGCGAGCTGCCGGCGTTCGACGACGACCTGTGGGAGCTCTACGACGGGTCCTCCGACTACAGCCAGGCGCACGACCTCGCCGCCGAGCGGCCGGACATGCTCGCGAAGCTCCAGCGCCTGTGGCTCATCGAGGCCACGAAGTACAACGTGCTGCCGCTGGACGACCGCACCGGTGAGCGGCTCGAGCCGACGATGGCCGGGCGCCCCACGCTCATCCGCGGCGACTCCCAGCTGTTCTTCCCTGGCATGGGGCGCCTCTCGGAGAACAGCGTCGTCACCGTGAAGAACCGGTCGTTCTCCGTCACCGCTGAGGTCGAGGTGCCCGACGGCGGAGCGTCCGGCGTGCTCATCGCGCAGGGTGGGCGGTTCGGCGGCTGGAGCGTCTACCTCCGCGACGGCCGGATGACGTTCTGCTACAACGTGCTCGGCATCCAGAGCTTCGTGGTGTCGTCGGAGGAGCCGGTGCCGGCGGGCACCCATCAGGCGCGGATGGAGTTCGCGTACGACGGCGGCGGGCTCGGCAAGGGGGGCGACGTCACGCTGTACGTCGACGGCGGTCCTGTCGGCACGGGCCGGGTCGACGCCACTCAGGCGATGGTGTTCTCCGCCGACGAGACGACCGACATCGGGTACGAGTCCGGCACCACCGTCTCGCCGGACTACACGGCCCGCGACAGCCGGTTCACCGGCAAGCTGCTCTGGGTCCAGCTCGACGTCGGGACCGACGACCACGACCACGTCATCAGCCCCGAGGAGCGCCTGCGGGTGGCCATGGCCCGGCAGTAG
- a CDS encoding pyridoxamine 5'-phosphate oxidase family protein: protein MPLTNPWLSGPAPDVDLPRDQLEERILNLLSTHNLAVIATVDADGAPTATPVRYSSLGFEIFYSSWNGSRKSRNLRRDPRVSAGIVAPLVGQASSRGAQLFGTARTLERDDPASEPYWEAFRWQSDHVERGRSIDEPPADPLTVITPSRILYTEHWLRRTGYRPRQTWRADG, encoded by the coding sequence ATGCCGCTCACGAACCCTTGGCTCAGCGGGCCCGCTCCCGACGTCGACCTTCCGCGGGACCAGCTCGAGGAGCGGATCCTCAACCTGCTCTCGACCCACAACCTCGCGGTGATCGCGACCGTCGACGCGGACGGGGCGCCGACGGCCACGCCCGTGCGTTACTCCAGCCTCGGGTTCGAGATCTTCTACTCGAGCTGGAACGGCTCGAGGAAGTCGCGGAACCTGCGGCGCGACCCGCGCGTCTCGGCCGGGATCGTCGCGCCCCTCGTCGGCCAGGCGAGCAGCCGCGGCGCCCAGCTCTTCGGCACCGCTCGCACCCTCGAGCGCGACGACCCGGCGTCGGAGCCGTACTGGGAGGCGTTCCGGTGGCAGTCCGACCACGTCGAACGTGGCCGATCGATCGACGAGCCGCCCGCCGACCCGCTGACGGTCATCACGCCGTCGCGCATCCTCTATACCGAGCACTGGCTCCGCCGCACGGGCTACCGGCCGCGGCAGACGTGGCGCGCCGACGGCTGA
- a CDS encoding LuxR family transcriptional regulator — protein MGDAPGPVPAAAELDGLLLDAKLAVPARRTAAVSRADLIQGARSSGRRVVGVTAPAGYGKSTMLAEWAALEDRPVAWVSLDTLDDDPSSLLVVLASAFARVSDGPEGLVADMVGPDASVLGRAAPRLASALRRSPTPFVLVLDDLHELQSPACHDVLGVVVAGIPAGSQLVAASRTEQPHLPRLRAAGEIVEIVASDLVLDVAGTLQVFAASHVPVSPEAAAAVTERTEGWPVGIYLASLIARHSGGDAVAVTGEDPYVADYLQRESYRRLPEDMRTFLRRTAVLDNLCGPLCDEVTGEPGSREMLRRLEASSLFLVPLDRRRWWFRYHALFREFLLGELTTVEAQLVDGLRRRAADWYEAHGSPERAVEQLLQTSDRERCVRLVTRLVMTLFQAGQLSTVGKWLRALGDDAVVAYPPLAVLAGYVAAYEGRAGEAERWGAVVDAAAFDGEMVDGSASFDSARAMYRALRCPQGPQALLDDAALAVASEPEWSVWRDTALTASGLARLLVGDVDGAAREFERTVAAAAAVGNADTLVFCEAQLAQRDMDHGQWERGRERIRHALDAIEEHRMYDYPTSAPAFAAAARLALHDGDLAETRRLLTRGMRVRTFCTYAFPTLAVRARMHLARTSWAAGDVAAVRHLLREIDDVLLHRPNLGVLVDEVADLRQEFGAGSRAASMATSVPPLSPAELRLLPYLQTHLTIREIGERLFVSRNTASSEIGSIYRKLGASSRSEAVRQAVTMGLLGE, from the coding sequence GTGGGCGACGCGCCGGGCCCCGTGCCGGCTGCCGCGGAGCTGGACGGCTTGCTCCTCGACGCCAAGCTTGCCGTGCCGGCGCGACGAACGGCGGCCGTCAGTCGCGCCGACCTGATCCAGGGCGCGCGGTCGAGCGGGCGGCGCGTGGTCGGCGTCACCGCACCCGCCGGCTACGGGAAGTCCACGATGCTCGCCGAGTGGGCGGCACTCGAGGATCGCCCCGTGGCCTGGGTCTCGCTCGACACCCTCGACGACGACCCGTCGAGCCTGCTCGTCGTCCTCGCCTCGGCGTTCGCACGGGTCTCGGACGGGCCGGAGGGCCTCGTAGCGGACATGGTGGGGCCGGACGCCTCGGTGCTCGGGCGCGCGGCTCCTCGCCTGGCGTCGGCCCTGCGGCGGAGCCCGACGCCGTTCGTCCTCGTGCTCGACGACCTCCACGAGCTGCAGTCGCCCGCGTGCCACGACGTGCTGGGGGTGGTGGTCGCCGGGATCCCGGCGGGCTCGCAGCTGGTCGCGGCCAGCCGCACGGAGCAGCCCCATCTGCCCCGGCTCCGCGCGGCGGGCGAGATCGTGGAGATCGTGGCGAGCGATCTCGTGCTCGACGTCGCCGGAACGTTGCAGGTCTTCGCCGCCTCGCACGTCCCCGTCTCGCCCGAGGCCGCTGCCGCCGTGACGGAGCGGACCGAAGGGTGGCCGGTCGGGATCTACCTCGCCTCGCTGATCGCGCGGCACAGCGGCGGCGACGCCGTCGCCGTCACGGGTGAGGACCCCTACGTCGCTGACTACCTCCAGCGCGAGTCGTACCGCCGTCTCCCCGAGGACATGCGCACGTTCCTGCGGCGCACGGCCGTGCTCGACAACCTGTGCGGGCCCCTGTGCGACGAGGTCACAGGCGAGCCGGGTTCGCGGGAGATGCTCCGGCGGCTCGAGGCGTCGAGCCTCTTCCTGGTGCCGTTGGACCGGCGCCGGTGGTGGTTCCGGTACCACGCGCTGTTCCGCGAGTTCCTCCTCGGCGAGCTCACGACGGTCGAGGCGCAGCTCGTCGACGGGCTCCGGCGGCGGGCCGCCGACTGGTACGAGGCGCACGGGTCGCCCGAACGCGCCGTCGAACAGCTTCTCCAGACGTCGGACCGGGAGCGCTGCGTCCGGCTCGTCACACGCCTCGTGATGACCCTCTTCCAGGCGGGCCAGCTCTCGACCGTCGGCAAGTGGCTGCGCGCCCTCGGCGACGACGCCGTCGTCGCCTACCCTCCGCTCGCGGTGCTGGCGGGCTACGTCGCCGCGTACGAGGGACGCGCCGGCGAGGCGGAGCGGTGGGGCGCCGTCGTCGACGCCGCGGCCTTCGACGGAGAGATGGTGGACGGATCGGCGTCGTTCGACTCCGCTCGCGCGATGTATCGCGCCCTCCGGTGCCCGCAGGGCCCCCAGGCGCTGCTCGACGACGCCGCCCTCGCCGTCGCGAGCGAGCCGGAGTGGAGCGTGTGGCGTGACACGGCGCTCACGGCGAGCGGCCTGGCTCGCCTGCTCGTCGGGGACGTCGACGGCGCCGCTCGGGAGTTCGAGAGGACGGTCGCGGCGGCCGCCGCCGTCGGCAACGCGGACACGCTCGTCTTCTGCGAGGCGCAGCTCGCCCAGCGCGACATGGACCACGGCCAGTGGGAACGCGGGCGGGAGCGCATTCGGCACGCGCTGGACGCCATCGAGGAGCACCGCATGTACGACTACCCGACGAGCGCGCCGGCGTTCGCGGCGGCCGCGCGTCTCGCGCTGCACGACGGCGACCTCGCGGAGACGCGTCGGCTCCTCACCCGTGGGATGCGGGTGCGGACGTTCTGCACGTACGCGTTCCCGACCCTGGCCGTGCGCGCCCGCATGCATCTGGCCAGGACGAGCTGGGCGGCGGGGGACGTCGCCGCCGTCCGTCACCTGCTGCGCGAGATCGACGACGTCCTGCTCCACCGACCGAACCTCGGCGTGCTCGTCGACGAGGTCGCCGACCTGCGCCAGGAGTTCGGCGCCGGCTCCCGCGCCGCGAGCATGGCCACCTCGGTGCCACCGCTCTCGCCCGCCGAGCTCCGGCTCCTGCCGTACCTGCAGACGCATCTCACGATCCGCGAGATCGGCGAGCGCCTCTTCGTCTCCCGCAACACGGCCAGCTCGGAGATCGGGTCGATCTACCGCAAGCTCGGCGCCTCGTCGCGCAGCGAGGCCGTCCGTCAGGCGGTCACGATGGGTCTGCTCGGCGAGTGA
- a CDS encoding DUF998 domain-containing protein translates to MTTLSTSTTAPIRPTHGTPSSTLRLLTAGAAAGPFFYASASVQMLVRDGFDLRVHPISQLATGDLGWIQTATFALTGLGVIALAVAHRRVVPDGVGRRAVPVLLAIAGLGFVLAGLFVMDPQHGFPLGTPDGPAPATSWHAVVHSSAAVLAFTALAVAYVVLTVRAVRERQVTAAFGHGLVALVLLAPVSPTSASLQVAATGVVAFAWTTAYALRLRRRVATGQQTHDRGEAR, encoded by the coding sequence ATGACCACGCTCAGCACCTCCACGACGGCACCGATCCGCCCGACTCACGGGACGCCGTCGTCCACCCTCCGACTGCTGACCGCGGGCGCCGCGGCCGGTCCGTTCTTCTACGCCTCCGCCTCGGTGCAGATGCTCGTCCGCGACGGGTTCGACCTCCGTGTGCACCCGATCAGTCAGCTGGCCACCGGGGACCTCGGCTGGATCCAGACGGCGACGTTCGCGCTCACCGGCCTGGGCGTGATCGCCCTTGCCGTGGCGCACCGTCGCGTGGTGCCCGACGGCGTGGGGCGGCGTGCCGTCCCCGTGCTCCTGGCCATCGCGGGCCTCGGGTTCGTCCTCGCCGGACTGTTCGTCATGGATCCGCAGCACGGGTTCCCGCTCGGCACGCCGGACGGACCGGCGCCCGCGACGTCCTGGCACGCCGTCGTCCACTCGAGCGCTGCCGTCCTCGCGTTCACGGCGCTCGCCGTCGCGTATGTCGTGCTCACCGTCCGCGCCGTGCGCGAGCGGCAGGTGACAGCGGCGTTCGGCCACGGGCTCGTGGCGCTCGTGCTGCTCGCCCCGGTCTCACCCACGAGTGCCAGCCTGCAGGTCGCCGCGACCGGCGTCGTCGCCTTCGCGTGGACCACGGCCTACGCTCTCCGTCTGCGCCGGCGCGTCGCGACCGGACAGCAGACCCACGATCGAGGAGAGGCACGATGA
- a CDS encoding SHOCT domain-containing protein: protein MNTFMDWFWLMVWWFAFVMYLVLLFQIFGDLFRDRELSGWWKAVWVLALVAVPFLSALIYLIARGRGMAERQLAQVSQAKADTDAYVRDVAVGSGPSPTAQITEAKALLDAGAIDEREFATLKAKALA from the coding sequence ATGAACACGTTCATGGACTGGTTCTGGCTCATGGTGTGGTGGTTCGCGTTCGTGATGTACCTGGTCCTGCTGTTCCAGATCTTCGGCGACCTGTTCCGCGACCGGGAGCTGAGCGGCTGGTGGAAGGCGGTGTGGGTGCTCGCGCTGGTCGCCGTGCCGTTCCTGTCCGCGCTGATCTACCTCATCGCACGCGGACGCGGGATGGCGGAGCGGCAGCTGGCTCAGGTCTCGCAGGCGAAGGCCGACACCGACGCCTACGTCCGCGACGTGGCGGTGGGCTCCGGGCCGTCGCCCACGGCGCAGATCACCGAGGCCAAGGCGTTGCTCGACGCCGGAGCGATCGACGAGCGCGAGTTCGCGACGCTCAAGGCGAAGGCCCTCGCCTGA
- a CDS encoding MFS transporter: protein MKKHAGGSGAGRWGVLWAVAAAQLLVVLDGTIVNIALPSADAQLGLGEDTRHWVISAYLLAFGGLLLIGGRVSGAIGHRRAFVIGLLGFAVASFLAGLAWNPAALIGARALQGVFAALLAPAALSVLSLSFPDPRERGRAFGVFAAVGATGSAIGLVLGGLLTEFASWRWCLYINVPIAVGAAVGAVLIPRLAPVPRTGRVDVLGGVLSAAGIAAIVLGISRIETRAGVSPLVLGLLVGGIVLLTAFVLVERRAAQPVLPLSVLTDRARAGSFIAIALMFLAMFGFYLFMSYYTQSQLSYSPIGAGGVLLIHALVALVGSVWIAGKLMGRVPARVLVVSGLLAAAAGLLVLTFLEADSSHVFAVYLLPAMVLTGLGMGLVITPTASTATQGVKGHDIGAASATFNAAQQLGAAIGVALLNTVAVLSSTSYLSDQSATQTEAAIHGYTTALAVGAGTLLAAAVVSAVMIRSRRPDDVSRTERVRVAS from the coding sequence ATGAAGAAACACGCAGGTGGCTCTGGAGCTGGGCGCTGGGGAGTGCTGTGGGCGGTGGCCGCGGCGCAGCTGCTCGTGGTGCTGGACGGCACGATCGTCAACATCGCCTTGCCGTCGGCGGATGCGCAGCTCGGGCTGGGAGAGGACACGCGCCACTGGGTCATCAGCGCCTACCTGCTGGCTTTCGGCGGGTTGCTGCTGATCGGTGGCCGGGTCAGCGGGGCGATCGGTCATCGACGGGCGTTCGTGATCGGTCTGCTGGGCTTCGCGGTGGCCTCGTTCCTCGCGGGGCTCGCCTGGAACCCGGCGGCACTGATCGGCGCCCGCGCGCTCCAGGGGGTTTTCGCGGCTCTGCTGGCGCCGGCGGCACTGTCGGTGCTGTCGCTGTCGTTCCCGGACCCCCGTGAGCGTGGCCGCGCGTTCGGGGTGTTCGCCGCGGTCGGCGCGACGGGGTCGGCGATCGGCCTGGTCCTCGGTGGCCTGCTCACTGAGTTCGCGAGCTGGCGGTGGTGCCTGTACATCAACGTCCCGATCGCCGTCGGAGCCGCCGTCGGCGCCGTCCTGATCCCGAGGCTCGCCCCGGTGCCGCGCACCGGGCGCGTCGACGTCCTCGGTGGCGTCCTCAGTGCTGCCGGGATCGCGGCCATCGTCCTGGGTATCAGCCGGATCGAGACCAGGGCCGGAGTGTCGCCGCTCGTGCTCGGCCTGCTGGTCGGCGGGATCGTCCTGCTGACAGCGTTCGTGCTCGTCGAGCGACGCGCCGCCCAGCCCGTTCTCCCGCTCAGCGTGCTGACGGATCGGGCCCGAGCGGGATCCTTCATCGCGATCGCTCTGATGTTCCTCGCGATGTTCGGCTTCTACCTGTTCATGAGCTACTACACGCAGTCCCAGCTCAGCTACTCCCCGATCGGGGCGGGCGGCGTCCTGCTCATCCACGCTCTCGTCGCCCTGGTGGGGTCCGTCTGGATCGCAGGCAAGCTCATGGGTCGCGTCCCTGCGCGCGTTCTCGTCGTCAGCGGACTGCTCGCGGCGGCCGCCGGGCTGCTCGTCCTGACCTTCCTCGAGGCGGACTCCTCCCACGTGTTCGCCGTCTACCTGCTGCCCGCGATGGTGCTCACCGGGCTCGGCATGGGCTTGGTGATCACGCCTACGGCCAGCACCGCCACCCAAGGAGTCAAGGGACACGATATCGGCGCGGCGTCGGCAACCTTCAACGCCGCGCAGCAGCTCGGCGCGGCCATCGGGGTCGCCCTGCTGAACACCGTCGCCGTCCTGTCGAGCACCAGCTACCTGTCCGACCAGAGCGCGACGCAGACCGAGGCCGCGATCCACGGCTACACCACCGCCCTGGCGGTCGGGGCGGGCACCCTGCTCGCCGCCGCCGTCGTCAGCGCCGTGATGATTCGGAGCCGGCGGCCCGACGACGTCTCCCGGACAGAGCGTGTCCGGGTCGCGAGCTAG
- a CDS encoding TetR/AcrR family transcriptional regulator C-terminal domain-containing protein, translated as MPTRRAPEDRAAASSVWLRPQRPERDDPPLTRGRIVEAAVELLDDAGLDALSMRRLAERLGVVAPSLYWHVRTKDDVLDLAVDHVFGEAGTHASSPGQPWRRCVERLAVAWRSVLVRHPWVPPVAAQRPSLGPNFLDQLEALQSTLRQAGLEGPDLSAATWTIYNQIVGSASTEATLTIGEEDRTRGQALLEDRSDRYPTLAEHRYLDNDDWSGDFMRGLGYLLTGIEAHVHASARAAET; from the coding sequence ATGCCGACGAGGCGAGCGCCGGAGGACCGGGCGGCGGCGTCGAGCGTGTGGCTGCGACCCCAGCGACCCGAACGTGACGACCCCCCGCTGACCCGCGGCCGCATCGTCGAGGCGGCCGTCGAGCTGCTGGACGACGCAGGGCTCGACGCGCTCAGCATGCGCAGACTCGCCGAGAGACTGGGCGTCGTCGCGCCGTCGCTGTACTGGCACGTGCGGACGAAGGACGACGTTCTCGACCTCGCCGTCGACCACGTCTTCGGCGAGGCCGGGACACACGCCTCGTCGCCCGGTCAGCCGTGGCGACGATGTGTCGAACGCCTCGCCGTCGCCTGGCGATCAGTGCTCGTCAGACATCCCTGGGTGCCACCTGTGGCCGCGCAGCGCCCGAGCCTCGGGCCGAACTTCCTCGATCAGCTGGAGGCCCTGCAGTCGACGCTCCGGCAGGCCGGGCTGGAGGGCCCGGACCTGTCCGCGGCGACCTGGACGATCTACAACCAGATCGTCGGCTCCGCCTCGACCGAGGCCACGCTGACGATCGGCGAGGAGGATCGCACCCGCGGGCAGGCGCTCCTGGAGGACCGGTCCGACCGCTACCCGACCCTCGCGGAGCACCGCTACCTCGACAACGACGACTGGTCCGGTGACTTCATGAGGGGGCTGGGGTACCTCCTCACCGGCATCGAGGCGCACGTCCACGCCAGCGCACGCGCCGCGGAGACCTGA
- a CDS encoding carboxymuconolactone decarboxylase family protein, translated as MDYTDRLRRFAINDPRLEEEVELDAAALDPRALALVRLAALVAVGGAEPTYGTEVDDAVTAGASTAEIVDVLAAVIPIVGLPSVVAAAPKLALALGVDPFESDTPA; from the coding sequence GTGGACTACACCGACCGGCTGCGCAGGTTCGCGATCAACGACCCGCGGCTCGAGGAGGAGGTGGAGCTCGACGCCGCCGCCCTCGACCCCAGAGCGCTCGCGCTGGTCCGGCTCGCCGCCCTCGTCGCGGTCGGCGGTGCGGAGCCGACGTACGGCACCGAGGTCGACGACGCCGTGACGGCCGGGGCGTCGACTGCCGAGATCGTCGACGTGCTGGCCGCCGTCATCCCGATCGTCGGGCTGCCCAGCGTCGTCGCCGCCGCGCCGAAGCTGGCCCTGGCTCTCGGCGTCGACCCGTTCGAGTCGGACACGCCGGCCTGA